In Micromonospora sp. WMMD980, the following are encoded in one genomic region:
- a CDS encoding GNAT family N-acetyltransferase, whose protein sequence is MNALVEENPAKHRFEILVDDALAGFTAYLPRGEVLVFTHTEVDDRYQGQGVGGALIRGTLDQVRARGGRVVPRCPFMAAFIERHPGYADLVVDAP, encoded by the coding sequence ATGAATGCCCTGGTCGAGGAGAACCCCGCCAAGCACCGCTTCGAGATCCTGGTCGACGACGCGCTGGCCGGCTTCACCGCCTACCTGCCGCGCGGTGAGGTGCTGGTTTTCACGCACACCGAGGTCGACGACCGCTACCAGGGGCAGGGCGTGGGCGGCGCGCTGATCCGGGGCACCCTGGACCAGGTCCGGGCCCGCGGCGGCCGGGTGGTGCCCCGGTGTCCGTTCATGGCCGCGTTCATCGAGCGCCACCCGGGCTACGCCGACCTGGTCGTCGACGCGCCCTGA
- a CDS encoding helix-turn-helix domain-containing protein: MQPQIFDTAPIPAGDRFGLWLEMLARTPTLMRIRTEHADNFLARAEFLDLGAMQLIRHRYRPLDGVRTRKLIQRSDADCYLLAVTLNGVGVADQDGQRGVCPPGDITFYDCARPQELSHYADENDRAASIVALIPYDALPLPHRRLTPLFASRMSGREGIGALLADYLVRITSHPEQYHAVDAERLGGVGLDLVTTLLGRHLLSEEAVPTEVRRRALLAQVQSYVRQHLGDAMLDPRTIADAHHISVRSLHRLFEVEETTIAAYIRDERLARCRRDLADPALGDRPIQLIAGRWGFRDKAHFSRAFRAAQAETPHAYRARHLEQARNVNSAASEVNSPRTE; encoded by the coding sequence ATGCAACCGCAGATTTTCGACACGGCGCCGATACCCGCCGGCGACCGGTTCGGGTTGTGGTTGGAGATGCTCGCCCGGACGCCGACGCTCATGCGGATCCGCACCGAGCACGCCGACAACTTCCTGGCCCGGGCGGAGTTCCTCGACCTGGGTGCGATGCAGCTCATCCGGCACCGCTACCGGCCGCTGGACGGGGTCCGGACCCGAAAGCTGATCCAGCGCTCCGACGCGGACTGCTATCTGCTCGCCGTGACGCTCAACGGCGTCGGCGTCGCCGACCAGGACGGCCAGCGTGGCGTCTGCCCGCCCGGCGACATCACCTTCTACGACTGTGCCCGGCCGCAGGAACTCAGCCACTACGCCGACGAGAACGACCGGGCCGCCTCGATCGTGGCGCTCATCCCGTACGACGCGCTGCCGTTGCCGCACCGGCGGCTCACCCCGCTGTTCGCCAGCCGGATGTCCGGCCGCGAGGGCATCGGCGCGCTGCTCGCCGACTACCTCGTCCGGATCACCAGTCATCCGGAGCAGTACCACGCGGTCGACGCCGAGCGGCTGGGCGGCGTCGGCCTGGACCTGGTCACCACGCTGCTCGGGCGCCACCTGCTCTCCGAGGAGGCGGTCCCGACCGAGGTCCGGCGCCGCGCCCTGCTGGCCCAGGTGCAGTCGTACGTGCGGCAGCACCTCGGCGACGCGATGCTCGATCCCCGCACGATCGCCGACGCCCACCACATCTCGGTCCGCTCCCTGCACCGGCTCTTCGAGGTCGAGGAGACCACGATCGCGGCCTACATCCGCGACGAGCGGCTGGCCCGGTGCCGCCGCGACCTCGCCGACCCGGCGTTGGGCGACCGCCCCATCCAGCTCATCGCCGGCCGCTGGGGCTTCCGGGACAAGGCCCACTTCAGCCGCGCCTTCCGGGCCGCGCAGGCGGAGACACCGCATGCCTACCGGGCGCGTCATCTGGAACAGGCACGGAACGTCAACAGCGCGGCGTCCGAAGTCAACTCGCCGCGTACAGAATGA
- a CDS encoding glycoside hydrolase family 3 N-terminal domain-containing protein: protein MVGATGDLAALAAAVLQPGFVGTTPPPWVCRWLGEGLGSVVLFARNVVDHEQVATLTANLRAERPDVIVAIDEEAGDVTRIESARGSSRPGNFALGAVDDPALTEEVARDLGAELADVGVTLDYAPDADVNSNPANPVIGVRSFGAEPDLVARHTAAWVRGLQAGGVAACAKHFPGHGDTRVDSHHDLPRIGADRARLDAVELAPFRAAIAAGTQAVMTGHLLVPALDAELPATLSARILGGLLREELGFNGVVVTDAVEMRAVSDRYGFAGAAVRALAAGADAICVGGERATEADARELRDAIVAAVVGGELPEERLAEAAKRVGQLAEWSVAARANRGAAPAAPDGSPIGLAAARRALRVTGDAGLLPLAGPAHVVEFAPPRNIAIGEETPWGIAAPLTHLAPGTTTARYAADAVPADPATGSADRPLVLVVRDLHRHRWMRDAVDRALVARPDAVVVELGVPELATGRVHLATHGATAAAARAAAELLAGVR, encoded by the coding sequence ATCGTCGGAGCGACCGGAGACCTGGCGGCGCTCGCCGCCGCCGTCCTGCAACCCGGGTTCGTCGGCACCACACCGCCACCGTGGGTCTGCCGCTGGCTCGGCGAAGGGCTCGGCTCGGTCGTTCTCTTCGCCCGCAACGTCGTCGACCACGAGCAGGTCGCGACGCTCACCGCCAACCTGCGGGCGGAGCGGCCGGACGTGATCGTGGCGATCGACGAGGAGGCCGGCGACGTCACCCGGATCGAGTCCGCCCGGGGCAGCTCGCGGCCCGGCAACTTCGCCCTCGGCGCGGTGGACGACCCGGCGTTGACCGAGGAGGTCGCCCGCGACCTGGGTGCCGAGCTGGCCGACGTCGGCGTCACCCTCGACTACGCGCCGGACGCCGACGTCAACTCCAACCCCGCCAACCCGGTGATCGGGGTGCGCTCGTTCGGCGCCGAGCCGGACCTGGTCGCCCGCCACACCGCCGCCTGGGTACGCGGTCTCCAGGCCGGCGGCGTGGCCGCCTGCGCCAAGCACTTCCCCGGGCACGGCGACACCCGCGTCGACTCCCACCACGACCTGCCGCGCATCGGCGCCGACCGGGCCCGCCTCGACGCGGTCGAGCTGGCCCCGTTCCGGGCCGCGATCGCGGCCGGGACGCAGGCGGTGATGACCGGCCACCTGCTGGTTCCGGCGCTCGACGCGGAGCTGCCCGCCACGCTCAGCGCGCGGATCCTGGGCGGGCTGCTCCGCGAGGAGCTGGGCTTCAACGGCGTGGTGGTGACCGACGCGGTGGAGATGCGGGCGGTCTCCGACCGCTACGGCTTCGCCGGGGCGGCGGTGCGCGCGCTCGCCGCCGGCGCCGACGCCATCTGCGTGGGCGGGGAGCGGGCCACCGAGGCCGACGCGCGCGAGCTGCGCGACGCGATCGTCGCCGCCGTGGTCGGCGGGGAACTGCCCGAGGAACGGCTGGCCGAGGCGGCCAAGCGGGTCGGTCAGCTCGCCGAGTGGAGCGTGGCCGCCCGCGCGAACCGGGGCGCCGCCCCCGCCGCGCCGGACGGGTCACCCATCGGTCTGGCCGCCGCCCGCCGGGCGCTGCGCGTCACCGGTGACGCCGGGCTGCTGCCGCTGGCCGGACCGGCACACGTGGTGGAGTTCGCGCCACCGCGCAACATCGCCATCGGCGAGGAGACGCCGTGGGGGATCGCCGCACCGCTGACCCATCTGGCGCCCGGCACCACCACCGCCCGGTACGCCGCCGACGCCGTTCCGGCCGATCCGGCGACCGGCTCGGCCGACCGGCCGTTGGTGCTGGTCGTGCGCGACCTGCACCGGCACCGCTGGATGCGCGACGCGGTCGACCGGGCCCTGGTCGCCCGCCCCGACGCGGTGGTGGTCGAGCTGGGGGTGCCCGAGCTGGCCACCGGCCGGGTGCACCTGGCCACCCACGGCGCCACCGCCGCGGCGGCCCGCGCCGCCGCCGAGCTGCTGGCCGGCGTCCGCTGA
- a CDS encoding RecQ family ATP-dependent DNA helicase — protein MRLTTHATNLRRAAKNLFGWTALRPNQLAAMRAVMKRHDALVVLPTGAGKSAIYQIPASLIPGPTVVISPLLALQQDQIAALNERQRPELRAVRISSDESATQQAEAIEEIRAGRAEFLFITPEALSNPDRLAEVRSLSPALVAIDEAHCISSWGHDFRPDYLALGHLIDGLGRPPVVALTATASPPVRDDIIARLRLREPEVVVSGLDRPNLFLEVAYCPTDDYRWRRLIALLRDDERPGIIYVPTRRAAEELAERLTTAGFPAKFYHGGMPTAARHELHEAFLADQVPIMVATSAFGMGIDKPNIAWVVHMALPDSPDSYFQEIGRAGRDGSPSRVLLLWRSEDIGLQRYFSGGLPDEKELADLAAVLRSKARTRKELRELTGLGPRKLGQYLSLLEQIGAAEPRARQRVGAPRYAPDAVESGRAARAEAERQQTVTRSRTDMMRAFAETTGCRGQVLLAYFGEQMTEVCGHCDNCHAGTSVANDGAVGPFPVHSQVRHPEWGSGLVLNYEEDRMTVLFDEVGYKTLSVRVVSEQGLLELD, from the coding sequence ATGAGACTGACCACGCACGCCACCAACCTGCGCCGCGCGGCGAAGAACCTGTTCGGCTGGACCGCGCTGCGGCCCAACCAACTGGCCGCCATGCGCGCCGTCATGAAGCGCCACGATGCCCTGGTGGTGCTGCCCACCGGTGCCGGCAAGTCGGCGATCTACCAGATCCCGGCCAGCCTCATCCCCGGGCCGACCGTGGTCATCTCGCCGCTGCTCGCGCTCCAGCAGGACCAGATCGCCGCCCTCAACGAGCGGCAGCGGCCGGAGCTGCGCGCCGTGCGGATCAGCTCGGACGAGAGCGCCACGCAGCAGGCCGAGGCGATCGAGGAGATCCGGGCCGGCCGGGCCGAGTTCCTCTTCATCACGCCGGAGGCGCTGAGCAATCCGGACCGGCTCGCCGAGGTCCGCTCGCTCTCCCCGGCGCTGGTCGCGATCGACGAGGCGCACTGCATCTCGTCCTGGGGCCACGACTTCCGGCCGGACTACCTCGCGCTCGGGCACCTCATCGACGGCCTCGGCCGGCCGCCGGTGGTGGCGCTGACGGCCACCGCCTCCCCGCCGGTGCGCGACGACATCATCGCCCGACTGCGGCTGCGCGAGCCCGAGGTGGTGGTCTCCGGGCTGGACCGGCCCAACCTCTTCCTCGAGGTGGCCTACTGCCCGACCGACGACTACCGGTGGCGACGGCTGATCGCGCTGCTGCGCGACGACGAGCGCCCCGGCATCATCTACGTGCCGACCCGGCGGGCGGCCGAGGAACTGGCCGAGCGACTGACCACCGCGGGCTTCCCGGCGAAGTTCTACCACGGCGGCATGCCCACCGCGGCGCGGCACGAGCTGCACGAGGCGTTCCTCGCCGACCAGGTGCCGATCATGGTGGCCACCTCGGCGTTCGGCATGGGCATCGACAAGCCGAACATCGCCTGGGTGGTGCACATGGCGCTGCCCGACTCGCCGGACAGCTACTTCCAGGAGATCGGCCGGGCCGGGCGGGACGGCTCACCGTCGCGGGTGCTGCTGCTCTGGCGCTCCGAGGACATCGGCCTCCAGCGCTACTTCAGCGGCGGCCTGCCGGACGAGAAGGAACTCGCCGACCTGGCCGCGGTGCTGCGGAGCAAGGCCCGCACCCGCAAGGAACTGCGCGAGCTGACCGGCCTGGGCCCGCGCAAGCTCGGCCAGTACCTGTCCCTGCTGGAGCAGATCGGCGCCGCCGAGCCGCGGGCGCGCCAGCGCGTCGGCGCCCCCCGCTACGCCCCGGACGCGGTCGAGTCCGGTCGGGCCGCGCGCGCCGAGGCCGAGCGACAGCAGACCGTGACCCGGTCGCGCACCGACATGATGCGCGCCTTCGCGGAGACCACCGGCTGCCGCGGGCAGGTTCTGCTGGCCTACTTCGGCGAGCAGATGACCGAGGTCTGCGGCCACTGCGACAACTGCCACGCCGGCACCAGCGTGGCGAACGACGGCGCGGTCGGGCCGTTCCCGGTGCACAGCCAGGTCCGCCACCCCGAGTGGGGGTCCGGTCTGGTGCTCAACTACGAGGAGGACCGGATGACGGTGCTCTTCGACGAGGTGGGCTACAAGACGCTGTCCGTGCGCGTGGTGTCCGAACAGGGCCTGCTGGAGCTGGACTAG